AATAATGGCTGCACTGCCAAAAGAGAGATCCACTCTCTCATTACCGTTCTCACATACGGGTGTGGACTTTGCTGGTCCATTTCAGATCAAGTCTGGCAATTTGCGAAATTCACCATATATGAAAGGTTACGCATGTATCTTTGTATGTTTTGCTACAAGAGCCATTCATTTAGAAGCTTGCTCTAGTTTAACATCAGAAGCATTTCTAGCTGCTTTTGCACGATTTATTGCTAGGCGAGGATTGCCAAAATCAGTTATGTCGGAcaatggtgcaaatttcatagGCGCTAGTAAGTCATTGCTAAAGGACTATTcgttatttcttaaacaatccTCCAAGGATATAACcgataaatatgaaattaatggACTTGAGTGGAAGTTCATTCCACCTAGCGCCCCGCATATGGGAGGTTTATGGGAAGCTGGCGTTAAAAGCTTCAAAATCCACTTCAGGAAAATTGCAGGcgcacataaatttaattttgaagagtTCTCTACTCTGCTTGCGCGAATAGAAAGTGTTCTAAATTCAGGACTAATATCACCGATGTCAGAAGACCCAGATGACCTGCAGGCCCTTACTCCGAGTCATTTTCTGCGCGGTGCACCTTTGGTATTCGCGCCAGAAATACCGCCTGACAA
This genomic window from Lucilia cuprina isolate Lc7/37 unplaced genomic scaffold, ASM2204524v1 Scaffold_3906, whole genome shotgun sequence contains:
- the LOC124421171 gene encoding uncharacterized protein LOC124421171, with the translated sequence MRSSLLTCVRYKQQVKSQIMAALPKERSTLSLPFSHTGVDFAGPFQIKSGNLRNSPYMKGYACIFVCFATRAIHLEACSSLTSEAFLAAFARFIARRGLPKSVMSDNGANFIGASKSLLKDYSLFLKQSSKDITDKYEINGLEWKFIPPSAPHMGGLWEAGVKSFKIHFRKIAGAHKFNFEEFSTLLARIESVLNSGLISPMSEDPDDLQALTPSHFLRGAPLVFAPEIPPDNLSLLNRWERLKALHHKFGQ